In the genome of Streptomyces sp. NBC_00190, one region contains:
- a CDS encoding ATP-binding protein — MNHATDLSPAETGDSYRMGFTVGAHSARHMRRVLRVLLASWGHGGLAHAAELALTELVANVVRHVPGRDCSVLIRCRRAGVRVEVSDGCSAPPRVTRGGAELAEGGRGLLLVEAVTDRWGTTPLPTGKTVWFECDA, encoded by the coding sequence ATGAATCACGCAACTGACCTCTCCCCCGCGGAGACCGGCGACAGCTACCGAATGGGCTTCACCGTCGGTGCGCACTCGGCGCGGCACATGCGGCGCGTGCTGCGGGTGCTGCTGGCGAGCTGGGGTCACGGCGGGCTGGCCCACGCCGCCGAGCTGGCGCTGACCGAGCTGGTCGCCAACGTCGTGCGCCACGTCCCCGGCCGGGACTGCTCGGTGCTGATCCGGTGCCGTCGGGCGGGGGTGCGGGTGGAGGTGTCCGACGGCTGCTCCGCCCCGCCCCGGGTGACGCGCGGCGGCGCGGAACTCGCCGAGGGCGGCCGGGGGCTGCTCCTGGTCGAGGCCGTCACCGACCGCTGGGGCACGACGCCGCTGCCCACGGGCAAGACGGTCTGGTTCGAGTGCGACGCGTAG
- a CDS encoding LLM class F420-dependent oxidoreductase, whose protein sequence is MRLGLALGYWGRGPHADHLALATEAESLGYDSVWTAEAWGSDAFTPLTWIAAHTSRIRLGTAIAQMAARTPTATAMHALTLDHLSGGRMMLGLGLSGPQVVEGWYGRPFPASPLTATREYVDVIRQVLRREGPVALEGRFHQHPYRGEDGTGIGKPLKPITHPLRADLPVLLGAEGPKNIAQTSRIADGWLPLYWSPTRTDVYQASLAELPEGFMIAPMARAKVCDDVAEGLFPVKAMLGFYIGGMGHAARNFHADLMARMGYEEEARRIQELFLAGRREEAVLAVPDAFADEISLIGPRERIAERLELWRKGPVTDLLVTAPDPHTLRVLAELNN, encoded by the coding sequence ATGCGCCTCGGACTCGCACTCGGCTACTGGGGCCGCGGCCCCCACGCGGACCACCTCGCCCTCGCCACCGAGGCGGAGAGCCTCGGCTACGACTCGGTGTGGACCGCCGAGGCCTGGGGCTCGGACGCCTTCACCCCGCTCACCTGGATCGCCGCGCACACCTCCCGGATCCGGCTCGGCACCGCCATCGCGCAGATGGCCGCGCGCACCCCCACCGCCACCGCCATGCACGCCCTCACCCTGGACCACCTCTCCGGCGGCCGGATGATGCTGGGTCTGGGCCTGTCCGGCCCGCAGGTGGTCGAGGGCTGGTACGGACGCCCCTTCCCCGCGAGCCCGCTGACCGCGACCCGCGAGTACGTCGACGTCATCCGGCAGGTACTGCGCCGCGAGGGACCGGTCGCGCTGGAGGGCCGCTTCCACCAGCACCCGTACCGGGGCGAGGACGGCACCGGCATCGGCAAACCGCTGAAGCCCATCACCCACCCGCTGCGCGCGGACCTGCCGGTCCTGCTGGGCGCCGAGGGGCCGAAGAACATCGCGCAGACGTCGCGGATCGCCGACGGCTGGCTCCCCCTGTACTGGTCGCCGACCCGCACCGACGTCTACCAGGCCTCGCTGGCCGAGCTCCCCGAAGGCTTCATGATCGCGCCGATGGCCCGCGCCAAGGTGTGCGACGACGTCGCCGAGGGGCTGTTTCCGGTCAAGGCGATGCTCGGCTTCTACATCGGCGGCATGGGCCACGCTGCCCGCAACTTCCACGCCGACCTGATGGCGCGGATGGGGTACGAGGAGGAGGCCCGCCGCATCCAGGAGCTGTTCCTCGCCGGACGCAGGGAGGAGGCGGTCCTCGCCGTCCCGGACGCGTTCGCCGACGAGATCTCGCTGATCGGCCCCCGGGAGCGGATCGCCGAACGCCTGGAGCTGTGGCGCAAGGGCCCGGTCACCGACCTTCTCGTCACCGCCCCCGACCCGCACACCCTGCGGGTGCTGGCGGAGCTCAACAACTAG
- a CDS encoding class I SAM-dependent methyltransferase — translation MATPKPETLAAFEAAKGFMPVREGLALYEAAAAAGALGLPLLEVGTYCGRSTILLADAAREAGVSAITVDHHRGSEEQQPGWEYHDPTVVDPEIGLMDTLPTFRRTLHKAGLEDHVIAIVGRSPQVAAAWGGPLGFVFIDGGHTDEHATGDYEGWAPHVAPGGTLVIHDVFPDPADGGQAPYRIYLRALASGAFEEVSVTDSLRVLSRIGSGI, via the coding sequence ATGGCCACCCCCAAGCCGGAGACCCTCGCCGCCTTCGAGGCAGCCAAGGGGTTCATGCCCGTACGGGAGGGGCTCGCCCTGTACGAGGCCGCCGCCGCGGCCGGGGCGCTCGGGCTGCCGCTGCTGGAGGTCGGGACCTACTGCGGGCGCTCGACGATCCTGCTGGCCGACGCGGCTCGCGAGGCCGGGGTCAGCGCGATCACCGTCGACCACCACCGGGGCAGCGAGGAGCAGCAGCCGGGCTGGGAGTACCACGACCCGACGGTCGTGGACCCGGAGATCGGTCTGATGGACACCCTGCCCACCTTCCGCCGCACCCTCCACAAGGCCGGGCTGGAGGACCACGTGATCGCGATCGTGGGGCGCTCCCCGCAGGTCGCGGCCGCCTGGGGCGGCCCGCTCGGCTTCGTCTTCATCGACGGCGGCCACACCGACGAGCACGCCACCGGCGACTACGAGGGCTGGGCCCCGCACGTCGCCCCGGGCGGCACGCTCGTCATCCACGACGTGTTCCCGGATCCGGCCGACGGCGGCCAGGCCCCGTACCGGATCTACCTGCGCGCCCTCGCCTCGGGCGCCTTCGAGGAGGTCTCGGTCACGGACTCCCTGCGCGTGCTGAGCCGCATCGGATCCGGCATTTAA
- a CDS encoding N-acetylmuramoyl-L-alanine amidase, which yields MRNDDSPPPPEAAAPTGPDHRTWFTRRSTLVIAVAALAPTALAGWVLTQVLTGAGPEGRDAKPTAAWSATPVTPASSPVTPSAAPAKGTLTGRTVVIDPGHNTGNFKHTDEIDQQVDIGTGRKECDTTGTTTNSGYMEAEFTLDVSLRLRTALEAQGAKVVLTHEADRPWGPCINERARIGNEAKADAVVSVHADGVSAGNRGFHVILPAKVKGGAADTAAIVEPSRLLGERIAGNFARTTGSAPANYLGSGTGLVVRDDLGGLNLSTRPKVFIECGNMRDAKDAAQLTSPEWRQKAAQGIADGIVGFLGG from the coding sequence GTGCGCAACGACGACAGCCCCCCGCCTCCCGAAGCCGCCGCGCCGACCGGGCCGGACCACCGGACCTGGTTCACGCGGCGCTCCACCCTCGTCATCGCGGTCGCCGCGCTGGCGCCGACCGCCCTGGCCGGCTGGGTCCTGACCCAGGTGCTGACCGGGGCCGGGCCTGAGGGCCGCGACGCGAAGCCGACGGCCGCGTGGAGCGCCACCCCGGTCACGCCGGCCTCCTCCCCCGTCACGCCCTCCGCGGCGCCCGCCAAGGGAACGCTCACCGGCCGGACCGTCGTCATCGACCCCGGCCACAACACGGGCAACTTCAAGCACACCGACGAGATCGACCAGCAGGTGGACATCGGCACCGGCCGCAAGGAGTGCGACACCACCGGCACCACCACCAACTCCGGCTACATGGAGGCGGAGTTCACCCTCGACGTCTCGCTGCGCCTGCGGACCGCCCTGGAGGCCCAGGGCGCCAAGGTGGTGCTCACCCACGAGGCCGACCGCCCCTGGGGGCCGTGCATCAACGAGCGGGCCCGCATCGGCAACGAGGCCAAGGCCGACGCCGTCGTCTCCGTCCACGCCGACGGCGTCTCCGCCGGAAACCGCGGCTTCCACGTCATCCTGCCCGCCAAGGTCAAGGGCGGCGCCGCCGACACCGCGGCGATCGTCGAACCCTCCCGGCTGCTCGGCGAGCGGATCGCCGGGAACTTCGCCCGGACCACCGGATCGGCCCCCGCCAACTACCTTGGCTCCGGTACCGGATTGGTCGTCCGCGACGATCTCGGCGGACTGAACCTGTCAACGCGGCCCAAGGTGTTCATCGAATGCGGCAACATGCGTGACGCCAAGGACGCGGCGCAGCTGACGAGTCCGGAGTGGCGGCAGAAGGCGGCCCAGGGCATCGCGGACGGCATCGTAGGGTTCCTCGGGGGGTAA
- a CDS encoding helix-turn-helix domain-containing protein: MVNIRDLDPSASPLDYYGSELRRLREDAGLKQGALGGIVFCTASLIGQIETARKVPTRDFSERVDAALGTGGVFSRLVGLVLRSQLPHWFQAYAEMEARAAYISSFQAQLVYGLLQTPDYARAVLRAGWSDKLDEAVAARIERQRILSRERPPLVWVVLDEAVLHRPFGGSEVMRNQLLHLLGFRDRREVRIQVLPFGAGEHPATVGSFNVLRFERDPDVVYAESYGSANVTANPDTVRDCAHRYDHLQAAALSVEDSAALIARVREERYGDQPEPDGSAVA, translated from the coding sequence ATGGTCAACATCCGCGATCTGGATCCCAGCGCATCGCCGCTGGACTACTACGGCTCGGAACTGCGCCGCCTGAGAGAGGACGCGGGGCTGAAACAGGGGGCGCTGGGCGGCATCGTCTTCTGCACGGCTTCGCTGATCGGGCAGATCGAGACGGCACGGAAGGTCCCGACGCGGGACTTCTCGGAGCGGGTGGACGCGGCGCTGGGGACGGGCGGGGTGTTCTCCCGTCTGGTGGGGTTGGTGCTGCGGAGTCAGTTGCCGCACTGGTTCCAGGCGTACGCGGAGATGGAGGCGCGGGCTGCCTATATCTCCTCGTTCCAGGCGCAGCTGGTGTACGGCCTGTTGCAGACCCCGGACTATGCACGTGCGGTGCTTCGAGCAGGCTGGTCGGACAAGCTCGATGAAGCGGTGGCCGCAAGGATCGAGCGGCAGCGAATTTTGAGCAGAGAACGCCCGCCGCTGGTCTGGGTAGTGCTGGACGAGGCGGTGCTGCACAGGCCGTTCGGTGGCTCTGAGGTTATGCGGAACCAACTCCTCCATTTGTTGGGGTTCCGCGACCGGCGCGAGGTTCGAATCCAGGTGCTGCCATTCGGTGCCGGTGAACATCCGGCGACGGTAGGGTCGTTCAACGTTCTGAGGTTCGAACGGGACCCGGACGTTGTCTACGCCGAGAGCTATGGCTCGGCCAACGTGACCGCCAATCCAGACACGGTCAGGGACTGTGCGCACCGATACGATCACTTGCAGGCCGCAGCCCTCTCCGTGGAAGACTCGGCGGCACTGATCGCCCGCGTACGGGAGGAACGTTATGGGGACCAACCAGAACCTGACGGGAGCGCTGTGGCGTAA
- a CDS encoding class I SAM-dependent methyltransferase: MLTVDFSRFPLAAGDRVLDLGCGAGRHAFECYRRGAQVVAVDRNGEEIREVAKWFAAMKEAGEAPAGATATAMEGDALALPFPDESFDVVIISEVMEHIPDDKGVLAEMVRVLKPGGRIAITVPRYGPEKICWALSDAYHEVEGGHIRIYKADELLGKMEAAGLKPYGTHHAHGLHSPYWWLKCAFGVDNDKALPVRAYHKLLVWDIMKKPLATRLAEQALNPVIGKSFVAYATKPHLPVDAAGAAQ; the protein is encoded by the coding sequence GTGCTGACCGTCGATTTCTCCCGGTTCCCGCTCGCCGCAGGCGACCGCGTGCTCGATCTGGGCTGCGGCGCAGGCCGGCACGCCTTCGAGTGCTACCGGAGAGGCGCCCAGGTGGTCGCCGTCGACCGCAACGGCGAGGAGATCCGCGAGGTCGCCAAGTGGTTCGCCGCCATGAAGGAGGCCGGCGAGGCCCCGGCCGGCGCCACCGCCACCGCCATGGAAGGCGACGCGCTCGCACTGCCCTTCCCCGACGAGTCCTTCGACGTCGTCATCATCTCCGAGGTGATGGAGCACATCCCCGACGACAAGGGCGTGCTCGCCGAGATGGTCCGCGTGCTCAAGCCCGGCGGCCGCATCGCCATCACCGTGCCGCGCTACGGCCCCGAGAAGATCTGCTGGGCGCTCTCCGACGCCTACCACGAGGTCGAGGGCGGCCACATCCGCATCTACAAGGCGGACGAGCTGCTCGGCAAGATGGAGGCCGCGGGCCTCAAGCCATACGGCACGCACCACGCGCACGGGCTGCACTCCCCGTACTGGTGGCTCAAGTGCGCCTTCGGCGTCGACAACGACAAGGCGCTGCCCGTCCGGGCGTACCACAAGCTCCTGGTCTGGGACATCATGAAGAAGCCGCTGGCCACGCGGCTCGCGGAGCAGGCCCTCAACCCGGTCATCGGCAAGAGCTTCGTGGCGTACGCGACCAAGCCCCACCTGCCCGTCGACGCCGCGGGCGCCGCACAGTGA
- a CDS encoding PKD domain-containing protein → MRPTRATVLLTAGLVSLLGLPATAAATENPTTLYVDHTTGSGCSDSGPGSQDTPLCTISAAAKAVQPGQTVRIVPGKPYDEAVTIDRSGQPGKPITFEGGVTGSSQFWLAAGRPLTVSGASHVVVRGLGTQAGLRVTGSTDVEVDRMNALKNPGAVTVDGGSTDVRLSRSRLDSSVRIEGAQGTVLSRNEIHGYANAAVTAYNAPGTVVTNNTVYLSCEAAVSLGEGSTASALFNNVIHTESAAGCPAPDPRYGIAVAQGAASGTRADYNLVTGPFSDARVAYKWADTPYRDQAAFHAATGHGAHDILTPSRINVGPWDGSPTVDSGDPTAPGVLPTDFLGRPVGDDPRVPNTGKDGGYVDRGSRELQDYLQSVRVELEQGWAPVGTTVKANAVPNSTWAAALSYRYDFGDGTAPVVTKATSAEHVYGAPCECTVKVTATNVAGQQVQGQQTAKVTPAAPLATAFTATPVLPSADAPREFVPPLSVEAEARTTAAPWPVQRMDVDFGDGAKESRSALEPVRHAYKQPGTYKVTVTLQDIKGATSTAERTVQVAYTPAGYVPLTPTRVLDTRTSGTPVQGGTATPVTLPIVFTGSGPNHTAGASAAVLNVTVTGATEDTHLSVWPAGQPRPVTSNVNVKAGGTSSNTVTVPIGADGKVSAQLNSGKAALIVDFVGYYQPNAGQRFTPLAPARLVDTRTTGGALGGGQTRTVKVAGVGGIPADATAVALNLTGTGATEQAHVIAYPDPDPNRRPTTSNLNVEPGKDKSNQAIVPVGPNGTITLYTNTGSTHLILDAVGYYAEDGKALFTPVVPQRLADTRTTGKLAPGATTTVAGIPANAIGAALNVTATDTTGPGFLTVHGHGAARPEASSLQTRPGDTVPNHVTTPVADGRVSISNSYGGSTHVITDLFGYFTQG, encoded by the coding sequence GTGCGTCCCACTCGTGCGACCGTCCTGCTGACCGCGGGTCTCGTCTCCCTCCTCGGGCTGCCCGCCACCGCGGCCGCCACCGAAAATCCGACCACCCTCTACGTGGACCACACCACGGGCTCCGGCTGCTCGGACAGCGGCCCCGGTTCACAGGACACGCCCCTCTGCACGATCTCGGCCGCGGCCAAGGCCGTACAGCCGGGCCAGACCGTGCGCATCGTGCCGGGCAAGCCGTACGACGAGGCCGTCACCATCGACCGGTCCGGCCAGCCGGGCAAGCCGATCACCTTCGAAGGCGGCGTGACCGGGTCGTCCCAGTTCTGGCTGGCGGCGGGCAGGCCCCTGACCGTCAGCGGCGCCTCCCACGTCGTGGTCCGCGGGCTGGGCACCCAAGCCGGTCTCAGGGTCACCGGTTCCACCGATGTCGAGGTGGACCGGATGAACGCCCTCAAGAACCCCGGCGCCGTCACGGTCGACGGGGGAAGCACGGACGTGCGCCTCAGCCGCAGCCGGCTGGACTCGTCCGTCCGGATCGAGGGTGCGCAGGGCACCGTACTGAGCCGCAACGAGATCCACGGCTACGCCAACGCGGCGGTCACCGCGTACAACGCGCCCGGCACCGTCGTCACCAACAACACGGTCTACCTCTCCTGCGAGGCGGCCGTCTCCCTGGGTGAGGGCTCCACGGCCTCGGCCCTGTTCAACAACGTGATCCACACGGAGTCCGCGGCCGGGTGCCCGGCGCCCGATCCGCGCTACGGCATCGCCGTGGCGCAGGGCGCGGCCTCCGGCACCCGCGCCGACTACAACCTGGTCACCGGCCCCTTCAGCGATGCCCGGGTGGCCTACAAGTGGGCCGACACCCCCTACCGGGACCAGGCGGCCTTCCACGCCGCGACCGGCCACGGCGCCCACGACATCCTGACCCCGTCCCGGATCAACGTCGGCCCGTGGGACGGATCCCCCACCGTCGACTCCGGCGACCCGACGGCGCCGGGCGTCCTGCCCACGGACTTCCTGGGGCGGCCCGTCGGGGACGACCCGCGCGTGCCCAACACCGGCAAGGACGGCGGGTACGTCGACCGCGGCTCCCGCGAGCTGCAGGACTACCTGCAGTCCGTCCGGGTGGAGCTCGAACAGGGCTGGGCCCCGGTCGGCACCACGGTGAAGGCGAACGCCGTCCCGAACAGCACCTGGGCCGCCGCGCTCAGCTACCGGTACGACTTCGGCGACGGCACCGCCCCGGTGGTCACCAAGGCCACCTCCGCCGAGCACGTGTACGGCGCGCCGTGCGAGTGCACGGTGAAGGTGACGGCCACCAACGTCGCCGGGCAGCAGGTCCAGGGCCAGCAGACGGCGAAGGTCACCCCGGCCGCTCCGCTGGCCACGGCCTTCACGGCCACGCCGGTCCTGCCGAGCGCGGACGCGCCCAGGGAGTTCGTCCCGCCGCTGTCCGTCGAGGCCGAGGCGCGGACCACCGCCGCGCCGTGGCCGGTCCAGCGGATGGACGTGGACTTCGGTGACGGCGCGAAGGAGAGCCGCAGCGCACTGGAGCCGGTCCGGCACGCCTACAAGCAGCCCGGCACCTACAAGGTGACGGTGACCCTCCAGGACATCAAGGGCGCCACCTCCACGGCCGAGCGGACCGTCCAGGTCGCCTACACCCCGGCCGGCTACGTCCCCCTCACCCCGACCCGCGTACTGGACACCCGTACCTCCGGCACTCCCGTCCAGGGCGGCACCGCCACCCCGGTCACCCTGCCGATCGTCTTCACCGGCTCGGGCCCGAACCACACGGCCGGCGCGTCCGCGGCGGTCCTGAACGTGACGGTCACCGGGGCCACCGAGGACACCCACCTCAGCGTCTGGCCCGCGGGCCAGCCCCGCCCGGTCACCTCGAACGTCAACGTCAAGGCGGGCGGGACCTCCTCCAACACCGTCACCGTGCCCATCGGCGCCGACGGCAAGGTCTCCGCGCAGCTCAACTCGGGCAAGGCCGCGCTGATCGTCGACTTCGTCGGCTACTACCAGCCGAACGCCGGGCAGCGCTTCACCCCGCTCGCCCCGGCCCGCCTCGTCGACACCCGCACCACGGGCGGCGCGCTGGGCGGTGGCCAGACCCGCACGGTGAAGGTCGCCGGTGTGGGCGGCATCCCCGCCGACGCCACCGCCGTCGCCCTCAACCTCACCGGCACCGGCGCGACCGAGCAGGCGCACGTCATCGCCTACCCGGACCCCGACCCGAACCGTCGGCCCACCACCTCGAACCTGAACGTGGAACCGGGCAAGGACAAGTCCAACCAGGCCATCGTCCCCGTCGGCCCGAACGGCACCATCACCCTCTACACCAACACCGGCTCCACCCACCTGATCCTCGACGCGGTCGGCTACTACGCCGAGGACGGCAAGGCCCTCTTCACCCCGGTCGTCCCCCAGCGCCTCGCCGACACCCGCACCACCGGAAAGCTCGCCCCCGGCGCCACCACCACCGTCGCCGGGATCCCGGCGAACGCGATCGGCGCGGCCCTGAACGTGACCGCCACCGACACCACCGGCCCCGGCTTCCTCACCGTCCACGGACACGGCGCCGCCCGCCCCGAGGCCAGCAGCCTCCAGACCCGCCCCGGCGACACCGTCCCCAACCACGTCACCACCCCGGTGGCCGACGGCCGCGTCAGCATCTCCAACAGCTACGGCGGCAGCACCCACGTGATCACCGACCTCTTCGGCTACTTCACCCAGGGCTGA
- a CDS encoding DUF397 domain-containing protein yields MGTNQNLTGALWRKSSYSGGTGGDCVECAPLGATAWRKASYSGDTGGNCVEVATQPTRVAVRDSKNPEGPFFTVSPAAFAAFVGVL; encoded by the coding sequence ATGGGGACCAACCAGAACCTGACGGGAGCGCTGTGGCGTAAGTCCAGCTACAGCGGCGGCACCGGAGGCGATTGCGTCGAGTGTGCCCCCCTCGGCGCCACCGCCTGGCGCAAGGCCTCGTACAGCGGGGACACGGGCGGGAACTGCGTCGAGGTCGCCACCCAGCCCACCCGGGTCGCCGTCCGGGACTCCAAGAACCCCGAAGGCCCTTTCTTCACCGTGAGTCCTGCCGCCTTCGCTGCGTTCGTCGGCGTCCTCTAG
- a CDS encoding prenyltransferase — translation MTSPGRTAPEHLVLDGVLTAEQAAETVAGILAAQRADGAIPWFRGHHLDPWDHTEAAMALDAAGEHAAAEKAYEWLAAHQNQDGSWYAAYADRPDGVDTAEPQDSSRESNFTAYIAVGVWHHYLSTGDDAFLDRMWPAVYAAVECVLSLQQPGGEIGWKREADGTPVTDALLTGSSSIHQALRCALAIAEHREEPQPDWELAAGALRHAIRRHPERFLDKNHYSMDWYYPVLGGALTGAEAKARIEERWDEFVVADLGVRCVLPNPWVTGGESCELALALWATGESDRALEILRSITHLRADNGMYWTGYVFQDKAVWPVEQTTWTAGSLLLAVAALGGDEATTEVFGGTSLPAGLEPDCCG, via the coding sequence GTGACCTCGCCCGGGCGCACCGCACCCGAACACCTCGTCCTGGACGGCGTCCTGACCGCGGAGCAGGCCGCCGAGACCGTCGCCGGCATCCTCGCCGCGCAGCGGGCGGACGGGGCCATACCGTGGTTCCGCGGGCACCACCTCGACCCGTGGGACCACACCGAGGCCGCGATGGCGCTGGACGCGGCCGGGGAGCACGCGGCCGCCGAGAAGGCGTACGAGTGGCTCGCCGCCCACCAGAACCAGGACGGCTCCTGGTACGCGGCCTACGCCGACCGGCCGGACGGCGTGGACACCGCCGAGCCGCAGGACTCGAGCCGGGAGAGCAACTTCACGGCGTACATAGCCGTCGGCGTCTGGCACCACTACCTGTCCACCGGTGACGACGCCTTCCTCGACCGGATGTGGCCCGCGGTGTACGCGGCCGTGGAGTGCGTGCTCTCGCTCCAGCAGCCCGGCGGCGAGATCGGCTGGAAGCGGGAGGCCGACGGCACGCCCGTCACGGACGCCCTGCTGACCGGCTCCTCCTCCATCCACCAGGCCCTGCGCTGCGCGCTGGCCATCGCCGAGCACCGCGAGGAGCCGCAGCCCGACTGGGAGCTCGCGGCGGGCGCCCTGCGCCATGCCATTCGCCGCCACCCCGAGCGGTTCCTCGACAAGAACCACTACTCGATGGACTGGTACTACCCGGTCCTCGGCGGCGCCCTGACCGGCGCCGAGGCCAAGGCGCGCATCGAGGAGCGCTGGGACGAGTTCGTCGTCGCGGACCTGGGCGTGCGCTGCGTCCTGCCGAACCCGTGGGTGACGGGCGGCGAGTCCTGCGAGCTGGCGCTCGCGCTGTGGGCGACGGGGGAGTCGGACCGGGCGCTGGAGATCCTGCGCTCGATCACGCACCTGCGCGCCGACAACGGCATGTACTGGACGGGGTACGTGTTCCAGGACAAGGCCGTCTGGCCGGTCGAGCAGACCACCTGGACGGCCGGGTCCCTGCTGCTGGCCGTCGCGGCGCTCGGCGGGGACGAGGCCACCACCGAGGTGTTCGGCGGGACCTCGCTCCCGGCCGGGCTGGAGCCCGACTGCTGCGGTTGA
- a CDS encoding serine/threonine-protein kinase, producing MERHIGPFRTVTVLGQGGMGRVVLGVAPDGRYVAVKQVHAELAEDDGFRARFRREVDASRRVAGGYAAAVIDADPDAEIPWLASQFVPGPSLSRAVETAGPLPEEAVRRLAAGLAHALADVHRAGLIHRDLKPSNVLLAEDGVRVIDFGIVRAVGDQTRITHDGSLIGSPSFMSPEQVLGQELTPASDVFSLGATLVMACTGKAPFVGSSVPRILHEVVHAEPDLSEVPPGLRGIIAPCLAKDPADRPTPQELLALIGPVEPSARPWPEAVNTLIHDQLVVMGALVRQATRPETAPEAVPVWRRRRTRPLIAAVAGLAAVAAIGLTVGRPYVVEAYRQVVPEPVPTPGTTPLAQRKDVYPASPPHCEQTVSKLSVPSGFEPAGGGSPQQASGAEEVDCNWATRTGDQIRVEWRFFTSLKGKGTGAEQAKKYHEASYARGKTRRELALGFAEEGLWQPPDFEADPSCKLRVRDVNMTVVVSVNGPHYPPGECEAFTREFAGRAVDVVRGS from the coding sequence GTGGAGCGGCACATAGGGCCGTTCCGGACGGTCACCGTGCTCGGCCAGGGCGGGATGGGCCGGGTGGTGCTGGGGGTGGCGCCGGACGGGCGGTACGTCGCGGTCAAGCAGGTGCATGCCGAGCTGGCCGAGGACGACGGGTTCCGGGCGCGGTTCCGCCGCGAGGTGGATGCCTCGCGGCGGGTGGCCGGCGGCTACGCCGCGGCCGTGATCGACGCCGACCCCGATGCCGAGATTCCGTGGCTCGCCTCGCAGTTCGTGCCGGGGCCCTCGCTGAGCCGGGCCGTGGAGACCGCCGGGCCGCTGCCCGAGGAGGCGGTGCGCAGGCTGGCCGCCGGGCTCGCGCACGCCCTGGCCGACGTACACCGGGCGGGGCTGATCCACCGGGACCTCAAACCGTCCAACGTGCTGCTCGCGGAGGACGGCGTACGGGTCATCGACTTCGGCATCGTGCGCGCGGTGGGGGACCAGACGCGGATCACGCACGACGGCTCGCTCATCGGGTCGCCCTCGTTCATGTCGCCCGAGCAGGTCCTGGGGCAGGAACTCACCCCGGCCAGTGACGTGTTCTCGCTCGGCGCGACCCTCGTCATGGCCTGTACGGGGAAGGCGCCGTTCGTCGGGAGTTCGGTGCCGCGGATCCTGCACGAGGTCGTGCACGCCGAACCGGACCTGAGCGAGGTACCGCCCGGCCTGCGCGGGATCATCGCGCCGTGCCTGGCCAAGGACCCGGCCGACCGGCCGACGCCGCAGGAGCTGCTCGCGCTGATCGGCCCCGTCGAGCCGTCGGCGCGGCCGTGGCCGGAGGCGGTGAACACGCTGATCCACGACCAGCTGGTCGTGATGGGCGCACTGGTGCGCCAGGCCACGCGTCCCGAAACGGCTCCCGAAGCGGTTCCCGTGTGGCGCCGCCGCCGGACCCGGCCGCTGATCGCGGCCGTGGCGGGCCTGGCGGCCGTGGCCGCCATCGGGCTGACCGTGGGGCGGCCCTACGTCGTGGAGGCCTACCGCCAGGTCGTACCCGAGCCCGTGCCGACGCCCGGCACGACACCGCTGGCACAGCGCAAGGACGTGTACCCGGCGTCGCCCCCGCACTGTGAGCAGACCGTTTCCAAGCTGAGCGTGCCGTCCGGGTTCGAACCCGCAGGCGGGGGAAGTCCGCAACAGGCGTCGGGCGCGGAGGAGGTCGACTGCAACTGGGCAACCCGGACCGGTGACCAGATCCGGGTCGAGTGGCGGTTCTTCACGAGCTTGAAGGGCAAGGGCACCGGGGCCGAGCAGGCGAAGAAGTACCACGAGGCTTCCTACGCCCGCGGCAAGACCCGGCGCGAGCTCGCCCTCGGGTTCGCCGAGGAGGGGCTGTGGCAGCCGCCGGACTTCGAGGCGGATCCGAGCTGCAAGCTGCGCGTACGGGACGTCAACATGACGGTCGTCGTCTCGGTGAACGGGCCCCATTACCCGCCCGGCGAATGTGAGGCCTTCACCCGGGAGTTCGCCGGGCGGGCCGTGGACGTGGTGAGGGGATCATGA